One region of Cheilinus undulatus linkage group 4, ASM1832078v1, whole genome shotgun sequence genomic DNA includes:
- the LOC121508184 gene encoding basement membrane-specific heparan sulfate proteoglycan core protein-like isoform X1, giving the protein MTVRAAVTELVIFLLSVPVVQSQTYWEGTYSRTEVCALEGSTVELSYTYTYPATRNFYYASIKTLWFTKEENNRPVDVITDSQYTGRVMYNCGLKQCTLRITNVEKSDSATYKFTTNQASGRYVGNPGAVLSVTDLQVTRTGSWSTLDLKCHSPCPLPRHVSYVWYKNGHKISAEESSYSDNYAYADSYSCALKGNENSPSPLYCYYDSYCNKVKYSHRTICASRGSSVDISCSYRSYESISSKFWFKAEQSQQGQYYLKPKDLRENLWYLNRVQVTDSESGDTTLRISDLRESDSAVYRFTFTAGSSGWGTSLYGTTLTVTALQVKVMRITTEAELRCHSSCSEADRLSYVWFRNGQRIPKERKSSFKGRYNPGDEISCALEGHERFPSPSVYAPRLPSVSVSPSRKMIEGSSVTLRCSSDANPAANYAWYKVYGIGDPWSFGAGPQLSFSSVRPSASGQYYCSAENELGRRKSEFISLTVKYAPRLPSVSVSPSGKIKEGSSVTLNCHSDADQAANYKWYKKYGVGDPQLFRTGPQLSFSSIQPSDSGLYHCSVEFELGRRTSEQVSITVKYAPRLPSVSVSPSAETVEGSSVILNCSSDANPAANYTWYRTNGGGDSQFFRAGPQLNFSSIQPSDSGQYYCSAENELGRRTSELISITVKYAPRLPSVSVSPSENITEGSLVNLNCSSDANPAANYTWYRTNGDGDPQFFRPGPQLSLSSIQPSDSGLYDCSAENELGRRTSELVSISVKYAPRLPSVSVNPSAETTEGSSVILNCSSDANPAASYTWYRTNGGGDSQFFRAGPQLNFSSIQPSDSGQYYCSAENELGRRTSELDSITVKYAPKLPSVSVSPSAETVEGSSVTLTCSSDANPAAKYTWYRTNGDGDPQFFRPGPQLSLSSIQPSDSGLYDCSAENELGRRTSELVSISVKYAPRLPSVSVNPSAETTEGSSVILNCSSDANPAASYTWYRTNGGGDSQLFRTGPQLSFGSIQPSDSGQYYCSAENELGRRTSELDSITVKYAPKLPSVSVSPSAETVEGSSVTLTCSSDANPAAKYTWYRTNGDGDPQFFRPGPQLSLSSIQPSDSGLYDCLAENELGRRTSELVLLTVKYAPRLPSVSVNPSAEIEEGSSVTLNCSSDANPAANYTWYKENRRAPQGLQGLYLFTTISPEDTGTYYCTSENQYGRINSSSVFIDVQYAPRLPSVSVSPSAEIVEGASVNLTCSIDANPAANYTWYKENQKLPRGTWQNYNFPSIRSEDEGIYHCQAWNKHGQKKSSILFIDVQYAPKLPTVSVSPSAEIVEGASVNLTCSSDANPAANYTWYKENQKLPRGTWQNYNFPSIRSEDEGIYQCQAWNKHGQKKSSILYIDVQYAPKLPSVSVSPSAEIVKGSSLNLTCSSDANPAANYTWYKENEDSPLASGQIFTITEFHFNHSGNYYCEAQNTRGCHNSTFTLTVVSVPVNSAFIASIIRMTLLLLLLIPLLPLVLWIRKEKNMKTELSEPAEEIELNSDPVYENILTITAAFREDREEQEDTVRRLFR; this is encoded by the exons TGGTCCAGAGTCAGACTTACTGGGAAGGGACTTATTCACGAACTGAAGTCTGTGCCTTGGAAGGATCAACAGTGGAACTAAGCTACACCTACACATATCCAGCCACAAGAAATTTTTATTATGCCTCTATTAAAACACTCTGGTTCACTAAAGAAGAGAATAATAGACCTGTTGATGTGATAACAGACTCACAGTACACAGGACGTGTGATGTACAATTGTGGATTGAAGCAATGCACTCTGAGAATCACTAACGTAGAGAAGAGCGACTCAGCTACGTACAAGTTCACAACAAACCAAGCTTCTGGCAGATATGTAGGTAACCCTGGAGCTGTTTTATCAGTCACAG ATCTTCAGGTGACAAGAACTGGTTCATGGTCCACGCTAGACCTGAAATGTCACAGCCCTTGTCCTTTGCCTCGTCATGTCTCCTATGTCTGGTACAAGAATGGACACAAAATCTCTGCAGAAGAATCTTCTTATTCAGACAATTATGCTTATGCAGACAGCTACTCCTGTGCTTTGAAAGGAAATGAGAATTCCCCGTCTCCTCTGTACT GTTACTATGATTCTTACTGTAACAAAGTGAAATACAGTCACAGAACCATCTGCGCCTCCAGAGGCTCATCAGTGGACATCTCTTGTTCTTACAGAAGTTATGAAAGCATCAGCTCAAAATTCTGGTTCAAAGCTGAGCAAAGTCAGCAGGGGCAATATTACCTAAAACCTAAAGACCTCCGAGAAAATCTCTGGTATCTTAATCGTGTTCAGGTCACTGACAGTGAGAGTGGAGACACCACCCTTAGAATCTCTGACCTGAGAGAGAGCGATTCAGCCGTCTATCgtttcacatttacagcagGAAGCTCTGGATGGGGGACCAGTTTGTATGGCACAACTCTGACTGTAACAG CTTTGCAGGTGAAGGTGATGAGGATAACAACTGAGGCAGAGCTGAGATGtcacagcagctgcagtgaAGCAGATCGTCTTTCATACGTCTGGTTCAGGAACGGACAGAGAATTCCCAAGGAGAGGAAGTCTTCTTTCAAAGGCCGTTATAATCCTGGGGATGAGATCTCCTGTGCTTTAGAAGGACATGAAAGATTTCCttctccatcagtgt ATGCTCCAAGACTCCCCTCTGTATCAGTGAGTCCCTCTAGGAAGATGATAGAGGGCAGTTCAGTGACTCTGAgatgtagcagtgatgctaacccAGCAGCTAACTATGCTTGGTACAAGGTATATGGAATTGGAGACCCTTGGAGCTTCGGAGCAGGACCACAGCTTTCCTTCAGCTCCGTCCGGCCCTCTGCCAGTGGACAATATTATTGTTCAGCTGAGAACGAGCTGGGGAGAAGGAAATCAGAGTTCATTTCCCTAACTGTGAAAT ATGCTCCAAGGCTTCCCTCTGTATCAGTGAGTCCCTCTGGTAAAATCAAGGAAGGCAGTTCAGTGACTCTGAATTGTCACAGTGATGCTGACCAAGCAGCTAATTACAAATGGTACAAGAAATATGGAGTTGGAGACCCTCAGTTGTTCAGAACAGGACCACAGCTCTCCTTCAGCTCCATCCAGCCCTCTGACTCTGGACTGTATCACTGCTCAGTTGAATTTGAGCTGGGGAGAAGGACGTCAGAGCAAGTTTCCATAACTGTGAAAT ATGCTCCCAGGCTTCCCTCTGTGTCAGTGAGTCCCTCTGCTGAGACAGTGGAGGGCAGTTCAGTAATTCTgaactgtagcagtgatgctaacccAGCAGCTAATTACACCTGGTACAGGACAAATGGAGGTGGAGATTCTCAGTTCTTCAGAGCAGGACCACAGCTTAATTTCAGCTCCATCCAGCCCTCTGACTCTGGACAGTATTATTGTTCAGCTGAGAACGAGCTGGGGAGAAGGACATCAGAACTCATTTCCATAACTGTGAAAT ATGCTCCAAGGCTTCCCTCTGTATCAGTGAGTCCCTCTGAGAACATCACAGAGGGCAGTTTAGTAAACCTgaactgtagcagtgatgctaacccAGCAGCTAATTACACCTGGTACAGGACAAATGGAGATGGAGACCCTCAGTTCTTCAGACCAGGACCACAGCTTTCCCTCAGCTCCATCCAGCCCTCTGACTCTGGACTGTATGACTGTTCAGCTGAGAATGAGCTGGGGAGAAGGACATCAGAGCTCGTTTCCATATCTGTGAAAT ATGCTCCCAGGCTTCCCTCTGTGTCAGTGAATCCCTCTGCTGAGACAACAGAGGGCAGTTCAGTAATTCTgaactgtagcagtgatgctaacccAGCAGCTAGTTACACCTGGTACAGGACAAATGGAGGTGGAGATTCTCAGTTCTTCAGAGCAGGACCACAGCTTAATTTCAGCTCCATCCAGCCCTCTGACTCTGGACAGTATTATTGTTCAGCTGAGAACGAGCTGGGGAGAAGGACATCAGAGCTCGATTCCATAACTGTGaaat ATGCTCCAAAGCTTCCCTCTGTATCAGTCAGCCCATCTGCTGAGACAGTGGAGGGCAGTTCAGTGACTCTGAcctgtagcagtgatgctaacccAGCAGCTAAATACACCTGGTACAGGACAAATGGAGATGGAGACCCTCAGTTCTTCAGACCAGGACCACAGCTTTCCCTCAGCTCCATCCAGCCCTCTGACTCTGGACTGTATGACTGTTCAGCTGAGAATGAGCTGGGGAGAAGGACATCAGAGCTCGTTTCCATATCTGTGAAAT ATGCTCCCAGGCTTCCCTCTGTGTCAGTGAATCCCTCTGCTGAGACAACAGAGGGCAGTTCAGTAATTCTgaactgtagcagtgatgctaacccAGCAGCTAGTTACACCTGGTACAGGACAAATGGAGGTGGAGATTCTCAGTTGTTCAGAACAGGACCACAGCTCTCCTTCGGCTCCATCCAGCCCTCTGACTCTGGACAGTATTATTGTTCAGCTGAGAACGAGCTGGGGAGAAGGACATCAGAGCTCGATTCCATAACTGTGaaat ATGCTCCAAAGCTTCCCTCTGTATCAGTCAGCCCATCTGCTGAGACAGTGGAGGGCAGTTCAGTGACTCTGAcctgtagcagtgatgctaacccAGCAGCTAAATACACCTGGTACAGGACAAATGGAGATGGAGACCCTCAGTTCTTCAGACCAGGACCACAGCTTTCCCTCAGCTCCATCCAGCCCTCTGACTCTGGACTGTATGACTGTTTAGCTGAGAATGAGCTGGGGAGAAGGACATCAGAGCTCGTTCTCTTAACTGTGAAAT ATGCTCCAAGGCTTCCCTCTGTGTCAGTGAATCCCTCTGCTGAGATAGAGGAGGGTAGTTCAGTAACTCTGAATTGTAGCAGCGATGCTAACCCAGCAGCTAACTACACCTGGTATAAGGAGAACCGCAGAGCACCTCAGGGACTACAGGGGCTTTATCTTTTCACCACCATCAGTCCTGAAGACACAGGGACCTACTACTGCACCTCTGAGAATCAGTATGGACGAATCAACTCATCATCTGTATTCATAGATGTCCAGT ATGCGCCAAGGCTTCCCTCTGTATCAGTGAGTCCCTCTGCTGAGATAGTGGAGGGAGCTTCAGTGAATCTGACCTGTAGCATTGATGCTAACCCAGCAGCTAATTACACCTGGTACAAGGAGAACCAGAAACTACCAAGAGGAACGTGGCAAAATTACAATTTTCCCTCCATCAGATCAGAGGATGAAGGGATCTACCACTGCCAGGCTTGGAATAAACATGGGCAGAAAAAATCCTCAATCCTTTTTATAGATGTCCAGT ATGCTCCAAAACTTCCCACTGTATCAGTGAGTCCCTCTGCTGAGATAGTGGAGGGAGCTTCAGTGAATCTGAcctgtagcagtgatgctaacccAGCAGCTAATTACACCTGGTACAAGGAGAACCAGAAACTACCAAGAGGAACGTGGCAAAATTACAATTTTCCCTCCATCAGATCAGAGGATGAAGGGATCTACCAATGCCAGGCATGGAATAAACATGGGCAGAAAAAATCCTCAATCCTTTATATAGATGTCCAGT ATGCTCCAAAACTTCCCTCTGTATCAGTGAGTCCCTCTGCTGAGATAGTGAAGGGTAGTTCATTGAATCTGAcctgtagcagtgatgctaacccAGCAGCTAATTACACCTGGTACAAGGAGAATGAAGACTCACCTCTAGCTTCAGGACAGATCTTCACCATCACTGAATTTCACTTTAATCACAGTGGGAATTATTACTGTGAGGCCCAGAACACAAGAGGATGCCACAACTCCACCTTCACTCTGACTGTTGTGTCAG TTCCAGTGAACTCAGCATTCATAGCAAGTATCATCAGGATGACTCTGCTGCTTCTGTTGTTGATTCCTCTTCTTCCCTTGGTTCTGTGGATCAG GAAGGAGAAAAATATGAAGACTGAACTGAGTGAACCTGCAGAGGAGATagag CTAAACTCTGATCCTGTCTATGAGAACATCTTAACCATCACTGCAGCgttcagagaggacagagaggagcaggaggacaCTGTACGAAGGCTATTCAG ATGA
- the LOC121508184 gene encoding B-cell receptor CD22-like isoform X2: protein MTVRAAVTELVIFLLSVPVVQSQTYWEGTYSRTEVCALEGSTVELSYTYTYPATRNFYYASIKTLWFTKEENNRPVDVITDSQYTGRVMYNCGLKQCTLRITNVEKSDSATYKFTTNQASGRYVGNPGAVLSVTDLQVTRTGSWSTLDLKCHSPCPLPRHVSYVWYKNGHKISAEESSYSDNYAYADSYSCALKGNENSPSPLYCYYDSYCNKVKYSHRTICASRGSSVDISCSYRSYESISSKFWFKAEQSQQGQYYLKPKDLRENLWYLNRVQVTDSESGDTTLRISDLRESDSAVYRFTFTAGSSGWGTSLYGTTLTVTALQVKVMRITTEAELRCHSSCSEADRLSYVWFRNGQRIPKERKSSFKGRYNPGDEISCALEGHERFPSPSVYAPRLPSVSVSPSRKMIEGSSVTLRCSSDANPAANYAWYKVYGIGDPWSFGAGPQLSFSSVRPSASGQYYCSAENELGRRKSEFISLTVKYAPRLPSVSVSPSGKIKEGSSVTLNCHSDADQAANYKWYKKYGVGDPQLFRTGPQLSFSSIQPSDSGLYHCSVEFELGRRTSEQVSITVKYAPKLPSVSVSPSAETVEGSSVTLTCSSDANPAAKYTWYRTNGDGDPQFFRPGPQLSLSSIQPSDSGLYDCSAENELGRRTSELVSISVKYAPRLPSVSVNPSAETTEGSSVILNCSSDANPAASYTWYRTNGGGDSQLFRTGPQLSFGSIQPSDSGQYYCSAENELGRRTSELDSITVKYAPKLPSVSVSPSAETVEGSSVTLTCSSDANPAAKYTWYRTNGDGDPQFFRPGPQLSLSSIQPSDSGLYDCLAENELGRRTSELVLLTVKYAPRLPSVSVNPSAEIEEGSSVTLNCSSDANPAANYTWYKENRRAPQGLQGLYLFTTISPEDTGTYYCTSENQYGRINSSSVFIDVQYAPRLPSVSVSPSAEIVEGASVNLTCSIDANPAANYTWYKENQKLPRGTWQNYNFPSIRSEDEGIYHCQAWNKHGQKKSSILFIDVQYAPKLPTVSVSPSAEIVEGASVNLTCSSDANPAANYTWYKENQKLPRGTWQNYNFPSIRSEDEGIYQCQAWNKHGQKKSSILYIDVQYAPKLPSVSVSPSAEIVKGSSLNLTCSSDANPAANYTWYKENEDSPLASGQIFTITEFHFNHSGNYYCEAQNTRGCHNSTFTLTVVSVPVNSAFIASIIRMTLLLLLLIPLLPLVLWIRKEKNMKTELSEPAEEIELNSDPVYENILTITAAFREDREEQEDTVRRLFR, encoded by the exons TGGTCCAGAGTCAGACTTACTGGGAAGGGACTTATTCACGAACTGAAGTCTGTGCCTTGGAAGGATCAACAGTGGAACTAAGCTACACCTACACATATCCAGCCACAAGAAATTTTTATTATGCCTCTATTAAAACACTCTGGTTCACTAAAGAAGAGAATAATAGACCTGTTGATGTGATAACAGACTCACAGTACACAGGACGTGTGATGTACAATTGTGGATTGAAGCAATGCACTCTGAGAATCACTAACGTAGAGAAGAGCGACTCAGCTACGTACAAGTTCACAACAAACCAAGCTTCTGGCAGATATGTAGGTAACCCTGGAGCTGTTTTATCAGTCACAG ATCTTCAGGTGACAAGAACTGGTTCATGGTCCACGCTAGACCTGAAATGTCACAGCCCTTGTCCTTTGCCTCGTCATGTCTCCTATGTCTGGTACAAGAATGGACACAAAATCTCTGCAGAAGAATCTTCTTATTCAGACAATTATGCTTATGCAGACAGCTACTCCTGTGCTTTGAAAGGAAATGAGAATTCCCCGTCTCCTCTGTACT GTTACTATGATTCTTACTGTAACAAAGTGAAATACAGTCACAGAACCATCTGCGCCTCCAGAGGCTCATCAGTGGACATCTCTTGTTCTTACAGAAGTTATGAAAGCATCAGCTCAAAATTCTGGTTCAAAGCTGAGCAAAGTCAGCAGGGGCAATATTACCTAAAACCTAAAGACCTCCGAGAAAATCTCTGGTATCTTAATCGTGTTCAGGTCACTGACAGTGAGAGTGGAGACACCACCCTTAGAATCTCTGACCTGAGAGAGAGCGATTCAGCCGTCTATCgtttcacatttacagcagGAAGCTCTGGATGGGGGACCAGTTTGTATGGCACAACTCTGACTGTAACAG CTTTGCAGGTGAAGGTGATGAGGATAACAACTGAGGCAGAGCTGAGATGtcacagcagctgcagtgaAGCAGATCGTCTTTCATACGTCTGGTTCAGGAACGGACAGAGAATTCCCAAGGAGAGGAAGTCTTCTTTCAAAGGCCGTTATAATCCTGGGGATGAGATCTCCTGTGCTTTAGAAGGACATGAAAGATTTCCttctccatcagtgt ATGCTCCAAGACTCCCCTCTGTATCAGTGAGTCCCTCTAGGAAGATGATAGAGGGCAGTTCAGTGACTCTGAgatgtagcagtgatgctaacccAGCAGCTAACTATGCTTGGTACAAGGTATATGGAATTGGAGACCCTTGGAGCTTCGGAGCAGGACCACAGCTTTCCTTCAGCTCCGTCCGGCCCTCTGCCAGTGGACAATATTATTGTTCAGCTGAGAACGAGCTGGGGAGAAGGAAATCAGAGTTCATTTCCCTAACTGTGAAAT ATGCTCCAAGGCTTCCCTCTGTATCAGTGAGTCCCTCTGGTAAAATCAAGGAAGGCAGTTCAGTGACTCTGAATTGTCACAGTGATGCTGACCAAGCAGCTAATTACAAATGGTACAAGAAATATGGAGTTGGAGACCCTCAGTTGTTCAGAACAGGACCACAGCTCTCCTTCAGCTCCATCCAGCCCTCTGACTCTGGACTGTATCACTGCTCAGTTGAATTTGAGCTGGGGAGAAGGACGTCAGAGCAAGTTTCCATAACTGTGAAAT ATGCTCCAAAGCTTCCCTCTGTATCAGTCAGCCCATCTGCTGAGACAGTGGAGGGCAGTTCAGTGACTCTGAcctgtagcagtgatgctaacccAGCAGCTAAATACACCTGGTACAGGACAAATGGAGATGGAGACCCTCAGTTCTTCAGACCAGGACCACAGCTTTCCCTCAGCTCCATCCAGCCCTCTGACTCTGGACTGTATGACTGTTCAGCTGAGAATGAGCTGGGGAGAAGGACATCAGAGCTCGTTTCCATATCTGTGAAAT ATGCTCCCAGGCTTCCCTCTGTGTCAGTGAATCCCTCTGCTGAGACAACAGAGGGCAGTTCAGTAATTCTgaactgtagcagtgatgctaacccAGCAGCTAGTTACACCTGGTACAGGACAAATGGAGGTGGAGATTCTCAGTTGTTCAGAACAGGACCACAGCTCTCCTTCGGCTCCATCCAGCCCTCTGACTCTGGACAGTATTATTGTTCAGCTGAGAACGAGCTGGGGAGAAGGACATCAGAGCTCGATTCCATAACTGTGaaat ATGCTCCAAAGCTTCCCTCTGTATCAGTCAGCCCATCTGCTGAGACAGTGGAGGGCAGTTCAGTGACTCTGAcctgtagcagtgatgctaacccAGCAGCTAAATACACCTGGTACAGGACAAATGGAGATGGAGACCCTCAGTTCTTCAGACCAGGACCACAGCTTTCCCTCAGCTCCATCCAGCCCTCTGACTCTGGACTGTATGACTGTTTAGCTGAGAATGAGCTGGGGAGAAGGACATCAGAGCTCGTTCTCTTAACTGTGAAAT ATGCTCCAAGGCTTCCCTCTGTGTCAGTGAATCCCTCTGCTGAGATAGAGGAGGGTAGTTCAGTAACTCTGAATTGTAGCAGCGATGCTAACCCAGCAGCTAACTACACCTGGTATAAGGAGAACCGCAGAGCACCTCAGGGACTACAGGGGCTTTATCTTTTCACCACCATCAGTCCTGAAGACACAGGGACCTACTACTGCACCTCTGAGAATCAGTATGGACGAATCAACTCATCATCTGTATTCATAGATGTCCAGT ATGCGCCAAGGCTTCCCTCTGTATCAGTGAGTCCCTCTGCTGAGATAGTGGAGGGAGCTTCAGTGAATCTGACCTGTAGCATTGATGCTAACCCAGCAGCTAATTACACCTGGTACAAGGAGAACCAGAAACTACCAAGAGGAACGTGGCAAAATTACAATTTTCCCTCCATCAGATCAGAGGATGAAGGGATCTACCACTGCCAGGCTTGGAATAAACATGGGCAGAAAAAATCCTCAATCCTTTTTATAGATGTCCAGT ATGCTCCAAAACTTCCCACTGTATCAGTGAGTCCCTCTGCTGAGATAGTGGAGGGAGCTTCAGTGAATCTGAcctgtagcagtgatgctaacccAGCAGCTAATTACACCTGGTACAAGGAGAACCAGAAACTACCAAGAGGAACGTGGCAAAATTACAATTTTCCCTCCATCAGATCAGAGGATGAAGGGATCTACCAATGCCAGGCATGGAATAAACATGGGCAGAAAAAATCCTCAATCCTTTATATAGATGTCCAGT ATGCTCCAAAACTTCCCTCTGTATCAGTGAGTCCCTCTGCTGAGATAGTGAAGGGTAGTTCATTGAATCTGAcctgtagcagtgatgctaacccAGCAGCTAATTACACCTGGTACAAGGAGAATGAAGACTCACCTCTAGCTTCAGGACAGATCTTCACCATCACTGAATTTCACTTTAATCACAGTGGGAATTATTACTGTGAGGCCCAGAACACAAGAGGATGCCACAACTCCACCTTCACTCTGACTGTTGTGTCAG TTCCAGTGAACTCAGCATTCATAGCAAGTATCATCAGGATGACTCTGCTGCTTCTGTTGTTGATTCCTCTTCTTCCCTTGGTTCTGTGGATCAG GAAGGAGAAAAATATGAAGACTGAACTGAGTGAACCTGCAGAGGAGATagag CTAAACTCTGATCCTGTCTATGAGAACATCTTAACCATCACTGCAGCgttcagagaggacagagaggagcaggaggacaCTGTACGAAGGCTATTCAG ATGA